Below is a genomic region from Bradyrhizobium sp. 1(2017).
GACGATGGTGGTGCCGACCGAGATGATGACGCTGGAAAGGAGGTTCGGCAGGATCGATCCCGAGCCGAACAGCACGTCGCGATAGGCTTCCCACGTCGGCGTGAACACCAATTTGGGCGGATAGGCCAGCACATCGGAATCAGTCTTGAGCGAATTCAGCACGCTCCAGATGATCGGGAACGCCCAGGCCAGCAGGAAGACCATGGAGATCGCAAGCAGCGCGAAGACGCGAAGGCGCTTGGCGGTCATTTCGCCCTCCGCATCGCAAACAGGATCCCGGAGATGATGATGGTCACGATCAGCAGCGCGACCGCGAGCGCCGAGCCGTAGCCAATCGACAGCTCGGTGAAGGATTTCCGATAGGCATAGAGATTGAGGATCTCAGTCGCGGTGCCGGGGCCGCCCGCGGTGACGGTGAAGATCGCCGCGAATGCGGTCAGCGCCACCATGGTCCTCATGATGACGACCATCACGATCGCGGGGCGCAGCAAGGGCAGGGTGATACGGCGGAAGCGCTGCCAGGCGGAGGCACGGTCGAGCCGCGCGGCTTCGTAGATGTCTTCGGGCAGGGAGGCCAGCGAAGCCAGCAGCACCATGAACGCGAATGGCGTCCACTGCCAGGTGTGGATCGCGATCACCGAGACCATTGCGAGCGTGGGATCACCGAGCCAGTTCTTGCTGCCCAGCCCTGCATTGATCGCAAGGAAGTCGACGATGCCGAATTCCGGCGCCAGCATGAAGGTGCGCCAGATCATGCCGACGACCGCCGGCGACAGTACGACGGGCAGGATGGCGATGACCCTGAACCAGCCCTGGCCACGCTTCATGTCCATGACGAGCAGCGCCAGCGCCAACCCGATCACGACCTGAAGCACGACCGTCGAGCCGGTATAGATCAGGCTCACCAGCAGCGAGGTCCAGAACCGCTCGTCGGAGAGCAGTACCTGGTAGTTCTCGAATCCGACGAAGCCGTTGGTGAACGGCATCGCCAGATCCATCCGGAACGCGCTGGTATAGACCAGGAAGAGCAGCGGGAACGTCGTCGTAGCGAGCAGCGCGAGGAACGCCGGTGCGAGTAGGGCTGCCGCAAACCGGCGCTCACGTTGCGCCAATACGCGGCCGAAATCGCTGCGAGGTGCCTCGCTCGTAATCTCGGCCGATGTCACCGCTGTCGTCGTCATGGCTCAGCCGCGCATCATCGGCTCGATGCGGCGCTGCGCATCGTCGAGGGCCGCCTTGATCGTGGCCTGGCCGGAGAGGGCCGACTGGATCGCAGTCGCCATGGTGTCGCCGATCGCCGGCCATTGCGGCACGCGGGGACGCCAGTCGACATCGGTATCGTCCTGAAGAGCGCCCATCGTGGCCTCGACGAAATTGTCGCCAAAGCCGCTCATCAGCTTGATGTAGTCGGGATCCTTCCAGACCGAGGTGCGGTTGACGCCGGAGCGCTTGGTGGGACCGGCAAAACGATGCGCAGTGCGCGCCTGGGTCTCGGCGCTCGCGGCCCACTGAATGAACAGCCAAGTGGCCTTCCGCTTCTTCTCCGGCAGCGCGGAATTGATCGGAAAGCCCCAGTTCCAGATCGAGGTGGTGCGTTTGCCCGAGGGTCCCTTTGGCCAACGCGCATAGGCGACTTTGCCGATCACCTTGGACTTTTCTGGGTTGTTGATGACCGAGGCCGACGAATGAGCATCGATGTAGCTGGCGACAGTGCCTTGCGAGAAGGCGTCGGCGATATCCGGCCAGTTCCAATTGGCCGCGGCGGTCGGCGCGTACTTCTTCATGATATCGACGTACCAGGCGAGCGCCGCCCCTGCCTCGGGCCCGTTGACGGTGAGCTTGCCGCCCTTCATCCAGTCGCCGCCGAACTCGCGGAAAATCGACGGATAGATGTACATATTCTGGCCGGCACCGGCGACACCGCGCAGCGCTGCACCCCAGACGCGATCGTTCGGCGTGTTCAACGCCGAGGCGTTCGCCATATAGGCTTCGAGCGTGTCGGCCGGCTTCAGGCCCTTCGCGTCGTAGAGATCCTTGCGATAGACCTGAATGGTGACTTCGCCGTCGTAGGGCATGCCGTAGAGCTTGCCGTCGATGCCGTTGGCGCTGCGCCAGGCCGGAATGATGTCGTCGAGCTTGAACCAGGCCTGATCGGTCAGCGCCTTGTCGTTCAGATAGGTGTCAAGCGGCTCGACCCATTTATTCGCGGCGTAGAGCGCGTAATACATCGGGTCCGCTGCGTGGGTTGCGTAGGTGCCGGTCTTCGAGGTCAGGTCGATGACGCTCTTCTGGCGGATCTGCGCCGGCGGAATTTTTTCGAAGCGGACATCGATGCCGGTGAGCGCCTTGAACTGCGGCGCCAGCGTGATGAGGTTTTCGAAATAGCTCGCCGGGATCACGGCGACCGTGATGGTCTCGCCTGAGACCTGTTGCCAGTCGA
It encodes:
- a CDS encoding carbohydrate ABC transporter permease, which encodes MTTTAVTSAEITSEAPRSDFGRVLAQRERRFAAALLAPAFLALLATTTFPLLFLVYTSAFRMDLAMPFTNGFVGFENYQVLLSDERFWTSLLVSLIYTGSTVVLQVVIGLALALLVMDMKRGQGWFRVIAILPVVLSPAVVGMIWRTFMLAPEFGIVDFLAINAGLGSKNWLGDPTLAMVSVIAIHTWQWTPFAFMVLLASLASLPEDIYEAARLDRASAWQRFRRITLPLLRPAIVMVVIMRTMVALTAFAAIFTVTAGGPGTATEILNLYAYRKSFTELSIGYGSALAVALLIVTIIISGILFAMRRAK
- a CDS encoding ABC transporter substrate-binding protein, translated to MTSFKPTRRTLLKTGTAAAALATFGPGILRHASAQDADLAPYKSAQIDWQQVSGETITVAVIPASYFENLITLAPQFKALTGIDVRFEKIPPAQIRQKSVIDLTSKTGTYATHAADPMYYALYAANKWVEPLDTYLNDKALTDQAWFKLDDIIPAWRSANGIDGKLYGMPYDGEVTIQVYRKDLYDAKGLKPADTLEAYMANASALNTPNDRVWGAALRGVAGAGQNMYIYPSIFREFGGDWMKGGKLTVNGPEAGAALAWYVDIMKKYAPTAAANWNWPDIADAFSQGTVASYIDAHSSASVINNPEKSKVIGKVAYARWPKGPSGKRTTSIWNWGFPINSALPEKKRKATWLFIQWAASAETQARTAHRFAGPTKRSGVNRTSVWKDPDYIKLMSGFGDNFVEATMGALQDDTDVDWRPRVPQWPAIGDTMATAIQSALSGQATIKAALDDAQRRIEPMMRG